A window from Theobroma cacao cultivar B97-61/B2 chromosome 3, Criollo_cocoa_genome_V2, whole genome shotgun sequence encodes these proteins:
- the LOC18604012 gene encoding tryptophan aminotransferase-related protein 2 isoform X2, which translates to MFSLREMAKFLSVFSVRNLLVLSLALNVSLVLRVLVLHDSQNGSFNGFFFEKQNGPQEEAHASKRARLSSSVSSSSSSSSPLTMAQGDQDRVINLDHGDPTMYENYWQKKGDETTIVIPGWQFMSYFSDPTSLCWFLEPEFAKQVVRLHKVVGNAVTENRHIVVGTGSTQLFQAALYALSPNTEAEPISVVSAAPYYSSYPVITDCLRSGLYKWAGDARSFSKNGPYIELVTSPNNPDGFVRHSIVNRSEGILIHDLAYYWPQYTPISSPANYDLMLFTVSKSTGHAGMRIGWALVKDEDVAKRMTKYIELNTIGVSKDSQLRAATVLKVISDSCERSDEEGDSFFEFSYHLMAKRWKQLREAVHQSGLFSVPDFPPQFCNFLNRVFEPQPAFAWVKCEGEIEDCESFLRGKKILTRGGKHFGVSPKYVRISMLDRDNNYDTFVERMSTIQS; encoded by the exons ATG TTTTCGTTGAGAGAGATGGCAAAGTTTTTGAGTGTTTTCTCAGTGAGGAACTTGCTGGTATTGTCACTGGCTCTGAATGTGAGCTTAGTTTTGAGGGTCTTGGTCTTACATGATTCTCAAAATGGGAGCTTTAATGGCTTCTTTTTTGAGAAGCAGAATGGACCTCAGGAAGAGGCGCATGCCAGCAAGAGAGCACGTCTCTCTTCCTCTGtttcctcctcctcctcctcctcttcACCTCTTACGATGGCTCAAGGTGACCAAGATAGAGTTATCAATCTTGATCA TGGGGATCCGACTATGTACGAAAACTATTGGCAAAAGAAGGGGGATGAGACCACCATTGTTATTCCTGGATGGCAGTTCATGAGCTACTTTTCTGATCCCACAAGCCTGTGCTGGTTCCTAGAGCCTGAATTTGCGAAGCAAGTTGTCCGATTGCATAAAGTAGTGGGCAATGCAGTCACTGAGAATCGGCACATTGTTGTTGGAACGGGTTCAACGCAACTCTTCCAAGCTGCCCTGTATGCGCTGTCCCCCAATACCGAGGCAGAACCCATTAGTGTGGTTTCAGCAGCCCCTTACTATTCT TCCTACCCTGTGATTACTGACTGCCTCAGGTCCGGGCTTTACAAATGGGCCGGTGATGCCCGGAGCTTTAGCAAAAATGGCCCTTACATAGAACTTGTTACCTCCCCCAACAATCCTGATGGCTTCGTTAGGCACTCTATTGTAAACAGGAGTGAGGGGATATTGATACATGATCTTGCCTATTACTGGCCACAATACACGCCAATATCCTCTCCGGCCAACTATGACCTGATGCTATTCACTGTCTCAAAGAGCACCGGTCACGCTGGGATGCGCATTGG GTGGGCACTTGTAAAAGATGAAGACGTTGCAAAAAGAATGACAAAATACATAGAGCTTAACACCATTGGCGTCTCAAAGGATTCACAGCTCAGAGCAGCCACAGTTTTGAAGGTTATCTCTGACAGCTGTGAAAGATCAGATGAAGAAGGTGATTCCTTCTTCGAGTTCAGCTATCACCTTATGGCCAAGAGGTGGAAGCAATTGAGAGAGGCAGTGCATCAGAGTGGCCTATTTAGCGTGCCTGACTTTCCCCCCCAGTTCTGCAACTTTCTCAATAGGGTCTTCGAGCCTCAACCTG CTTTCGCATGGGTGAAGTGCGAAGGAGAGATTGAAGACTGCGAAAGCTTCCTTCGAGGCAAGAAGATCTTGACGAGGGGTGGCAAGCACTTTGGGGTTAGCCCTAAGTATGTCCGGATAAGCATGTTGGATCGAGACAACAATTATGACACCTTTGTAGAAAGGATGTCTACGATCCAATCATGA
- the LOC18604012 gene encoding tryptophan aminotransferase-related protein 2 isoform X1 codes for MLQFSLREMAKFLSVFSVRNLLVLSLALNVSLVLRVLVLHDSQNGSFNGFFFEKQNGPQEEAHASKRARLSSSVSSSSSSSSPLTMAQGDQDRVINLDHGDPTMYENYWQKKGDETTIVIPGWQFMSYFSDPTSLCWFLEPEFAKQVVRLHKVVGNAVTENRHIVVGTGSTQLFQAALYALSPNTEAEPISVVSAAPYYSSYPVITDCLRSGLYKWAGDARSFSKNGPYIELVTSPNNPDGFVRHSIVNRSEGILIHDLAYYWPQYTPISSPANYDLMLFTVSKSTGHAGMRIGWALVKDEDVAKRMTKYIELNTIGVSKDSQLRAATVLKVISDSCERSDEEGDSFFEFSYHLMAKRWKQLREAVHQSGLFSVPDFPPQFCNFLNRVFEPQPAFAWVKCEGEIEDCESFLRGKKILTRGGKHFGVSPKYVRISMLDRDNNYDTFVERMSTIQS; via the exons ATGTTGCAGTTTTCGTTGAGAGAGATGGCAAAGTTTTTGAGTGTTTTCTCAGTGAGGAACTTGCTGGTATTGTCACTGGCTCTGAATGTGAGCTTAGTTTTGAGGGTCTTGGTCTTACATGATTCTCAAAATGGGAGCTTTAATGGCTTCTTTTTTGAGAAGCAGAATGGACCTCAGGAAGAGGCGCATGCCAGCAAGAGAGCACGTCTCTCTTCCTCTGtttcctcctcctcctcctcctcttcACCTCTTACGATGGCTCAAGGTGACCAAGATAGAGTTATCAATCTTGATCA TGGGGATCCGACTATGTACGAAAACTATTGGCAAAAGAAGGGGGATGAGACCACCATTGTTATTCCTGGATGGCAGTTCATGAGCTACTTTTCTGATCCCACAAGCCTGTGCTGGTTCCTAGAGCCTGAATTTGCGAAGCAAGTTGTCCGATTGCATAAAGTAGTGGGCAATGCAGTCACTGAGAATCGGCACATTGTTGTTGGAACGGGTTCAACGCAACTCTTCCAAGCTGCCCTGTATGCGCTGTCCCCCAATACCGAGGCAGAACCCATTAGTGTGGTTTCAGCAGCCCCTTACTATTCT TCCTACCCTGTGATTACTGACTGCCTCAGGTCCGGGCTTTACAAATGGGCCGGTGATGCCCGGAGCTTTAGCAAAAATGGCCCTTACATAGAACTTGTTACCTCCCCCAACAATCCTGATGGCTTCGTTAGGCACTCTATTGTAAACAGGAGTGAGGGGATATTGATACATGATCTTGCCTATTACTGGCCACAATACACGCCAATATCCTCTCCGGCCAACTATGACCTGATGCTATTCACTGTCTCAAAGAGCACCGGTCACGCTGGGATGCGCATTGG GTGGGCACTTGTAAAAGATGAAGACGTTGCAAAAAGAATGACAAAATACATAGAGCTTAACACCATTGGCGTCTCAAAGGATTCACAGCTCAGAGCAGCCACAGTTTTGAAGGTTATCTCTGACAGCTGTGAAAGATCAGATGAAGAAGGTGATTCCTTCTTCGAGTTCAGCTATCACCTTATGGCCAAGAGGTGGAAGCAATTGAGAGAGGCAGTGCATCAGAGTGGCCTATTTAGCGTGCCTGACTTTCCCCCCCAGTTCTGCAACTTTCTCAATAGGGTCTTCGAGCCTCAACCTG CTTTCGCATGGGTGAAGTGCGAAGGAGAGATTGAAGACTGCGAAAGCTTCCTTCGAGGCAAGAAGATCTTGACGAGGGGTGGCAAGCACTTTGGGGTTAGCCCTAAGTATGTCCGGATAAGCATGTTGGATCGAGACAACAATTATGACACCTTTGTAGAAAGGATGTCTACGATCCAATCATGA